The Liquorilactobacillus nagelii DSM 13675 DNA window AATCTGTTCCAACATTGGTCGGTAGATGAGTTAAGTATGCTGCAAATTTTATTGAATCGGCTTGATCGAAGTATGGAAAGGCTCTAAACTTGTAATGAGTGGTTACTGAAGAAACTTTATGGTATTCTTAAATGAGTAGTAATTTTTAAAAGTAGGTGTAAATTTATGAAAATTGCTGTTGTCACTGACAGTACAGCGTATCTGACCAAACAGCAAATAGCTGAAAATAACATCCGTGTAATTCCGATTCCAGTAATTATTGATAATCAGGTTTATCAAGAAGGGGTCGATATTGATTCTGAGAATTTTTACCAAAAATTAAAAAGCTCAGCGGCTTTTCCAAGTACTTCACAACCTTCAATTGGTGAATTGATTGAGTTTTATCAAAACCTTGGAAATGAAGGATATGATGCAGTTATTAGTATTCATTTAGCAAGCACGATTTCTGGTTTTGTGCGTACGTTAGAAACAGTAGCTAAAGAAGTTAAGAATACGCAGGTTATTCCATTTGATTCTCAAATTACAGTGATGTTGATGGGAAATATGGTAATTGCGGCCACCAGAATGGTTAAGGCGGGCTTAGAACCAGAACAAATTCTTGATAATTTAAGAGACTTACGTTCGACGACTAACGAATGTTTTATTGTTGATGATCTACAAAATCTCGTTCGAGGTGGTCGTTTGTCGAATGCTTCGGCTTTCATCGGAAGTATGCTAAAAATTAAGCCTTTATTAACTTTTGACCGGCATTCGCATAAAATCGTTGCTTTTGAAAAGGTTCGCTCTATGAAAAAAGCTATCCGACGAGTTGAAGAACTTTTTGAAATAGATCGAAGGAAAGTTGATTATCCCTTACGTTTAATTGTCATTCATGCAAATGACGAACCAGCCGCT harbors:
- a CDS encoding DegV family protein, which codes for MKIAVVTDSTAYLTKQQIAENNIRVIPIPVIIDNQVYQEGVDIDSENFYQKLKSSAAFPSTSQPSIGELIEFYQNLGNEGYDAVISIHLASTISGFVRTLETVAKEVKNTQVIPFDSQITVMLMGNMVIAATRMVKAGLEPEQILDNLRDLRSTTNECFIVDDLQNLVRGGRLSNASAFIGSMLKIKPLLTFDRHSHKIVAFEKVRSMKKAIRRVEELFEIDRRKVDYPLRLIVIHANDEPAAKSWQNELKIKYPEYQVDLSYFGPVVGTHLGEKALALAWMKDIDKLN